A single genomic interval of Nitrosomonadales bacterium harbors:
- the rmuC gene encoding DNA recombination protein RmuC, with the protein MLEILSIIAVLSLLIVLLVLQFKQPARAAQMLEQQHRAMLTDLYDGLNKQGDRLIAAQASESERLRTAVGEELRATRDAINALQAKQDALRSEMLAQTLAKLAEQGRADQELIQNSFRNATQHLATSIETLSKTVDGRLEQIGGKVNERLDEGFKKTNETFVSVMARLATIDEAQKKIDGLTTNVVSLQELLGDKRSRGAFGEVQLEGLVRNIMPPNSYEMQYTLPNGTRADCVLKLPEPTGMVAVDSKFPLENFHKMLANEPGADKLFKADVKKHVDDIGSKYIIPDVTSDGAVMFIPAEAVFAEIHAYHQDVVDYAMQRRVWIVSPTTLMAVLNTARAVMKDVETRKQVHIIKDELGKLGREFGRFDERMKKLADHIRQAHEDAQSVRTTSEKISRRFISIEQVELEQPAALPRDDG; encoded by the coding sequence ATGCTGGAAATACTCTCCATAATCGCCGTTCTGTCGCTGCTGATCGTGCTCTTGGTATTGCAATTCAAGCAGCCCGCACGGGCGGCACAGATGCTCGAACAACAGCACCGCGCGATGCTGACCGACCTGTACGACGGGTTGAACAAGCAGGGCGACCGCCTGATCGCGGCGCAGGCGTCCGAGTCGGAACGTTTGCGCACCGCAGTGGGCGAGGAACTGCGCGCCACCCGAGATGCGATCAATGCGCTGCAAGCCAAACAGGATGCGCTACGCAGCGAGATGCTGGCGCAGACGCTGGCGAAACTGGCGGAGCAGGGTCGCGCCGATCAGGAATTGATCCAGAATTCTTTCCGCAATGCCACCCAGCATCTGGCGACCAGCATCGAGACCTTGTCGAAGACGGTGGACGGGCGGCTGGAGCAGATCGGCGGCAAGGTGAACGAACGCCTAGACGAGGGTTTCAAGAAGACCAACGAGACTTTCGTCAGCGTGATGGCACGGCTGGCGACCATCGACGAGGCGCAGAAGAAGATCGACGGGTTGACCACCAATGTCGTCAGTTTGCAGGAGTTGCTCGGCGACAAGCGTTCGCGCGGCGCGTTCGGCGAGGTGCAACTGGAAGGGCTGGTGCGCAACATCATGCCGCCGAATTCCTACGAGATGCAGTACACCCTGCCCAACGGCACCCGCGCCGATTGTGTGCTCAAGCTGCCGGAGCCGACCGGCATGGTGGCGGTGGATTCCAAGTTCCCGCTGGAGAATTTTCACAAGATGCTGGCCAACGAGCCGGGTGCGGACAAGTTGTTCAAGGCCGACGTGAAGAAGCACGTCGATGATATCGGCAGCAAATACATCATCCCCGACGTGACTTCGGACGGCGCGGTGATGTTTATTCCGGCCGAGGCGGTGTTCGCCGAGATCCATGCCTATCATCAGGACGTGGTGGATTATGCGATGCAGCGCCGCGTGTGGATCGTGTCGCCAACCACGCTGATGGCGGTGCTGAACACGGCGCGCGCGGTGATGAAGGATGTCGAGACGCGCAAACAGGTACACATCATCAAGGACGAACTGGGTAAGCTGGGCCGCGAGTTCGGGCGCTTCGACGAGCGCATGAAGAAGCTGGCCGACCATATCCGCCAGGCGCACGAGGACGCGCAGAGCGTGCGCACCACCAGCGAGAAGATATCGAGAAGATTTATCAGCATAGAGCAGGTCGAGCTGGAGCAGCCTGCGGCATTGCCGAGGGATGACGGATGA
- a CDS encoding transposase: protein MPRRPRIKLAEIPQHIVQRGINREPCFFAEEDYHCYLHWLQESAADWHCAIHAYALMTNHVHLLVTPARTDGIAKLMQSIGRRYVQYINRSYRRTGSLWEGRFKSSLVQAEAYLLTCMRYIELNPVRANMVSDPAQYRWSSYRHNGLGLADERIAPHPLYLALGEDGAKRQFAYRGLFRSELDAEALSDIRLALAQGQPLGNERFSKIMCAAAGVRRAQRRAGRPNAISDSWTDVEDQGDFGF, encoded by the coding sequence ATGCCACGTCGTCCACGCATTAAGTTAGCCGAAATACCGCAGCACATCGTGCAGCGCGGAATCAATCGCGAGCCATGTTTCTTTGCCGAGGAGGATTATCACTGCTACCTCCACTGGCTGCAGGAATCGGCTGCCGATTGGCACTGCGCCATCCATGCCTACGCGCTGATGACCAACCATGTCCACCTTCTGGTGACTCCGGCAAGGACGGATGGCATCGCCAAGCTGATGCAATCCATTGGGCGGCGCTACGTGCAATACATCAACCGCAGTTATCGCCGTACGGGCAGCCTGTGGGAGGGGCGGTTCAAATCGAGCCTGGTGCAGGCGGAGGCATATCTGCTCACCTGCATGCGCTACATCGAACTGAATCCGGTGCGGGCGAACATGGTGAGCGACCCGGCGCAATATCGCTGGTCGAGTTATCGGCACAACGGGCTGGGACTGGCGGATGAACGCATCGCACCACACCCGCTGTACCTCGCGCTGGGTGAGGATGGAGCGAAAAGGCAGTTCGCCTATCGCGGATTGTTTCGTAGCGAGCTGGATGCCGAAGCGTTGAGCGACATACGACTTGCACTGGCACAGGGGCAGCCGCTGGGGAATGAGCGGTTTAGCAAAATCATGTGTGCAGCAGCCGGTGTGCGCCGGGCACAAAGAAGGGCGGGCAGACCGAATGCAATATCAGACTCATGGACGGACGTTGAAGATCAGGGTGATTTTGGATTTTGA
- the typA gene encoding translational GTPase TypA, with protein MSRELRNIAIIAHVDHGKTTMVDKLLSQAGSFSAHQHVAERVMDNNDLEKERGITILAKNCAVDYLGVHINIVDTPGHADFGGEVERVLGMVDGVLLLVDAVEGPMPQTRFVTKKALALGLRPIVVINKVDRDGARCDWVINQTFDLFDKLGASDEQLDFPVVYASALNGFATLDLDKPSPDMRPLFDTVLKHVPAPSVAAVDEPLQLQISALDYSSFVGRIGIGRVRRGRIKPGQEVMVMNGDKASKKARVNQVLGFRGIERVLLDEALAGDIVLINGIEEIGIGVTVADVSKPEALPLPKVDEPTLTMNLMVNTSPLCGQEGKFITSRQIRDRLNKELLVNVALRVDDTDEADVFLLAGRGELHLTILLENMRREGFEMGVGKPRVVFRDIDGEKCEPFEVLTVDVEDTNQGAVMEELGRRRGDLQDMQPDGHGRVRLEYRIPARGLIGFQSEFMTMTRGTGIMAHVFDDYAPVKADMPGRRNGVLISAEKGEAVAYALWKLEERGRMFVSPGDKLYEGMVIGINSRDNDLVVNPIKGKQLTNVRASGTDEAVRLTPPIRLTLESAVEFIDEDELVEITPSSIRIRKRFLTENDRKRQARGG; from the coding sequence ATGTCCCGCGAACTCCGCAATATCGCCATCATCGCCCACGTTGACCACGGCAAGACCACCATGGTCGACAAGCTGCTTTCCCAGGCAGGTTCTTTTTCGGCTCACCAGCACGTCGCCGAACGCGTGATGGACAACAACGATCTGGAAAAGGAGCGCGGCATCACGATTCTGGCGAAGAACTGCGCGGTCGACTATCTGGGCGTGCATATCAATATCGTGGATACACCGGGCCATGCAGATTTCGGCGGCGAGGTCGAGCGCGTACTGGGCATGGTGGACGGCGTGCTGCTGCTGGTGGATGCGGTGGAAGGCCCGATGCCGCAGACCCGTTTCGTGACCAAGAAGGCGCTGGCGCTCGGCTTGCGGCCTATCGTGGTGATCAATAAGGTGGATCGCGACGGCGCGCGCTGCGATTGGGTGATCAACCAGACTTTTGATCTGTTCGACAAGCTCGGCGCCTCGGACGAGCAACTGGATTTCCCGGTGGTGTACGCGTCGGCGCTGAACGGTTTTGCAACGCTGGACCTGGACAAACCGAGCCCGGACATGCGGCCGTTGTTCGATACCGTGCTGAAACATGTGCCGGCCCCTTCGGTTGCCGCAGTGGATGAACCGCTGCAATTGCAGATATCCGCGCTGGATTATTCCAGCTTCGTCGGTCGCATCGGCATCGGGCGCGTGCGTCGCGGCCGCATCAAGCCCGGGCAGGAAGTGATGGTGATGAACGGCGACAAGGCTTCGAAGAAGGCGCGTGTCAATCAGGTACTGGGTTTTCGCGGTATCGAGCGGGTGTTGCTGGACGAGGCGCTGGCCGGCGATATCGTGCTGATCAACGGTATCGAGGAGATCGGTATCGGTGTGACCGTCGCCGATGTGAGCAAGCCCGAGGCTTTGCCGTTACCCAAGGTGGACGAACCGACGCTGACGATGAACCTGATGGTGAACACTTCGCCCTTGTGCGGTCAGGAAGGCAAGTTCATCACCAGCCGCCAGATTCGCGACCGCCTGAACAAGGAGTTGCTGGTGAATGTGGCATTGCGCGTCGATGACACCGATGAAGCCGATGTGTTCCTGCTGGCGGGTCGCGGTGAATTGCACCTGACCATCCTGCTGGAGAACATGCGCCGCGAAGGTTTCGAGATGGGTGTGGGCAAGCCGCGCGTGGTGTTCCGCGACATCGACGGCGAGAAATGCGAGCCGTTCGAGGTGCTGACCGTGGATGTGGAAGACACCAATCAGGGCGCGGTGATGGAGGAACTCGGGCGCCGTCGCGGCGACCTGCAGGACATGCAGCCGGACGGACACGGACGGGTGCGACTTGAATACCGCATTCCCGCACGCGGCCTGATCGGCTTCCAATCCGAGTTCATGACCATGACGCGTGGTACCGGCATCATGGCGCATGTGTTCGATGACTATGCGCCGGTCAAGGCCGATATGCCCGGACGCCGCAACGGTGTGCTGATCTCTGCGGAAAAAGGTGAAGCTGTGGCTTACGCACTGTGGAAGCTGGAGGAGCGCGGACGCATGTTCGTGTCGCCCGGCGACAAGTTGTATGAAGGCATGGTCATCGGCATCAACAGCCGCGACAACGATCTGGTGGTCAATCCGATCAAGGGCAAGCAACTGACCAACGTACGCGCTTCCGGCACCGATGAAGCGGTGCGTCTGACCCCGCCGATCCGACTGACGCTGGAATCCGCGGTCGAGTTCATCGACGAAGATGAGTTGGTGGAAATCACGCCGAGTTCCATTCGTATCCGCAAGCGTTTCCTGACGGAGAACGACCGCAAGCGCCAAGCACGCGGAGGGTAG